The following proteins are encoded in a genomic region of Pelodictyon phaeoclathratiforme BU-1:
- a CDS encoding DUF4372 domain-containing protein produces MYTGKKLVEHLSLYQFRLGVKRYNGLFKVQSFICLDQYLSLFFAQLTYRESLRDITTCQLDMQNKWYLMGIRGAQEGL; encoded by the coding sequence ATGTACACAGGAAAAAAGTTGGTTGAACACCTGTCGCTTTATCAATTTCGCCTGGGTGTTAAGCGATACAACGGCCTTTTCAAGGTTCAATCGTTCATCTGCCTTGATCAATATCTCTCCCTGTTCTTTGCACAACTGACCTATCGAGAAAGTCTTCGTGATATCACGACATGTCAGCTCGACATGCAGAACAAATGGTATCTCATGGGCATTCGTGGAGCACAAGAAGGCTTATGA
- the cobS gene encoding adenosylcobinamide-GDP ribazoletransferase, with product MLSGLVTALRTLTLFPVPGKETDTFSRSLFWFPVVGLLLGSIQAALGYFTSLLGWNELSAAFVVLGGIALTRGMHADGLADLADGFWGGRTRESALRIMKDPNVGSFGAIALSGMMLLKWIAILKLVDIGAFACIAAGVLLARWVQVLLASALPYARREGGTAQSFVSGAGVVHIVVTSALTLLFLFPLLHADLYANLYAVVAMISAALAAALLTGLLSYRKIGGVTGDVLGAGSEVTELFVWIAAALSAALKA from the coding sequence ATGCTGAGCGGCCTTGTTACAGCGTTGAGAACACTTACCCTCTTTCCTGTTCCCGGAAAGGAGACCGACACCTTCAGCCGCTCGCTTTTCTGGTTTCCTGTTGTGGGGTTGCTGCTTGGATCTATCCAGGCGGCGCTCGGCTATTTTACCTCTCTTCTTGGCTGGAATGAGCTGTCGGCTGCGTTTGTGGTGCTTGGCGGTATTGCGCTTACCAGAGGAATGCATGCCGATGGGCTTGCCGATCTGGCTGATGGTTTCTGGGGGGGCAGGACGAGGGAGTCGGCTCTGCGGATTATGAAGGATCCCAACGTCGGCTCTTTTGGAGCCATCGCTCTCTCCGGCATGATGCTGCTCAAATGGATTGCCATCCTTAAGCTGGTTGATATCGGAGCGTTTGCATGCATTGCTGCAGGGGTACTGCTTGCCCGCTGGGTGCAGGTTCTCCTCGCCTCAGCGCTCCCTTACGCCCGCCGGGAGGGAGGCACGGCGCAATCTTTTGTAAGCGGGGCAGGTGTTGTCCATATCGTGGTTACCTCCGCGCTGACGCTCTTGTTTCTTTTTCCGCTTCTTCATGCCGACCTTTATGCCAACCTTTATGCCGTTGTCGCAATGATAAGCGCCGCACTCGCTGCCGCTTTGTTGACTGGCCTCTTGAGTTACCGCAAAATCGGGGGAGTTACCGGCGATGTGCTTGGGGCAGGAAGTGAGGTGACCGAGTTGTTTGTCTGGATTGCGGCAGCGCTCTCTGCCGCTCTCAAGGCGTAG
- a CDS encoding metallophosphoesterase family protein yields the protein MQPLLSETRRIIAIGDIHGCLHPLKKLIRQIKPEAEDQLLFLGDMIDRGNHSKEVIDFLIELSSRYSCHFLMGNHELMFLDYLDNCSSDNWLGNGGQATLASYNSLDGCDLEEEHLLFIRNCRHFIETEHYFFTHGGLDPELSIKDNIRYYKPEEFCWQRVHMRTTFLESNNYKWEKTVVCGHTAIPVPVMLERLIAIDTGCVYSKNPLMGRLTAVILPERKIVQVENRD from the coding sequence ATGCAACCTTTGTTATCAGAAACCCGTCGGATCATCGCTATCGGAGATATCCACGGCTGCCTCCATCCCCTCAAAAAACTGATCCGGCAGATTAAGCCTGAAGCTGAAGATCAGCTTCTTTTTTTAGGCGATATGATTGACCGTGGTAATCACTCAAAAGAGGTAATTGACTTTCTCATCGAACTCAGCAGCAGGTACTCCTGCCATTTCCTTATGGGCAATCATGAGTTGATGTTTCTTGATTATCTCGACAACTGCAGCTCAGACAACTGGCTCGGCAACGGAGGGCAGGCCACCCTTGCATCCTACAACAGCCTCGACGGCTGCGATCTGGAGGAAGAGCACCTGCTCTTTATTCGTAATTGCCGGCACTTCATTGAAACCGAGCACTATTTCTTTACCCATGGAGGCCTCGATCCTGAACTCTCCATCAAAGATAATATCCGTTACTACAAACCTGAAGAGTTCTGCTGGCAACGGGTGCACATGCGTACCACCTTCCTTGAAAGCAACAACTACAAATGGGAAAAAACCGTTGTCTGCGGCCACACCGCAATTCCTGTACCAGTAATGCTTGAACGGCTGATCGCCATCGACACCGGTTGCGTCTACAGCAAAAACCCGCTCATGGGGAGGCTGACGGCTGTGATCCTGCCGGAAAGAAAAATCGTTCAGGTTGAAAACCGTGACTGA
- a CDS encoding DUF4402 domain-containing protein — translation MKKRILALGCMAALLAFGSEAQAETASADAVAKIVTALTITNSNKGLSFGTMVPGSGGKVTVAADGTANFDGPTQINAGTSPTRAAQFSVSGGASCICDIDAEQSVELVGDAGQGSMKAELAESATSLTLDPKGKGTFSVGGVLEVPSDQKSGIYAGTFKVTVVYQ, via the coding sequence ATGAAAAAAAGAATTTTGGCACTCGGATGTATGGCAGCTTTGCTTGCCTTTGGTAGTGAGGCTCAGGCGGAAACAGCTAGTGCGGATGCGGTAGCAAAAATTGTAACCGCTTTAACGATAACAAATTCCAATAAAGGGCTCTCTTTCGGAACCATGGTACCTGGTAGCGGAGGGAAAGTTACCGTTGCTGCAGATGGAACAGCCAATTTTGACGGTCCTACACAAATCAACGCAGGTACATCACCGACCAGAGCAGCCCAATTCTCTGTCAGTGGAGGTGCTAGCTGTATATGCGATATAGATGCAGAACAAAGCGTAGAATTGGTTGGAGACGCTGGACAAGGTAGCATGAAAGCTGAGTTGGCTGAATCTGCAACAAGCCTTACACTTGATCCTAAGGGTAAGGGAACATTCTCTGTTGGTGGTGTACTTGAGGTACCTTCAGATCAGAAGTCCGGAATATATGCCGGGACATTCAAAGTAACTGTTGTATATCAATAA
- the cobT gene encoding nicotinate-nucleotide--dimethylbenzimidazole phosphoribosyltransferase, producing the protein MPEKLQLLLDRIKPASRSLSDAARAHLDDLTKPQGSLGRLEEIALKYVLATGNLSPLLSKKKICCFAADHGVAAEGVSAFPAEVTPQMVYNMLGGGAAINVLTRHAGVDLDVVDMGVNHDFPDLAGLVKRKVQPGSANMATGPAMSEEDALQALLCGAELAAEAQEAGYHLLGTGEMGIANTTPATALYAVLLDVSVESITGRGTGIDDERLLHKIAVIKQAIAVNGSRCTTPFATLAALGGYEIAAIAGFILGAAAARTPVVVDGFISSAGAVVALKLCPAVEDYLFFSHLSNEQGHRAVMEKLGARPILDLDLRLGEGTGAAIAMQLIEGAVKIYNEMATFSAARVSEKSGE; encoded by the coding sequence ATGCCTGAAAAGTTGCAGTTATTGCTGGATCGAATTAAACCTGCCTCCCGGTCGCTGAGTGATGCGGCCCGAGCCCATCTTGATGATTTGACCAAACCGCAGGGGAGTCTTGGCCGTTTGGAGGAGATTGCTCTTAAATATGTTCTGGCGACCGGCAACCTGAGCCCGTTGCTTTCAAAAAAGAAAATCTGCTGTTTTGCCGCCGATCATGGTGTGGCGGCTGAAGGGGTTTCGGCTTTTCCGGCAGAGGTGACTCCTCAGATGGTTTATAACATGCTCGGTGGCGGAGCGGCCATTAATGTGCTGACGCGTCATGCGGGTGTTGACCTCGATGTGGTGGATATGGGTGTGAACCATGATTTTCCTGATCTGGCAGGGCTCGTCAAAAGAAAGGTGCAGCCGGGAAGCGCCAATATGGCTACCGGCCCCGCCATGAGTGAGGAGGATGCCCTGCAGGCTCTGCTTTGCGGTGCTGAACTGGCGGCTGAAGCCCAGGAGGCGGGCTACCATCTCCTTGGAACCGGTGAGATGGGGATTGCCAATACCACTCCGGCAACGGCGCTCTATGCTGTTTTGCTTGATGTATCGGTTGAGAGCATTACAGGAAGGGGCACCGGTATTGATGATGAGCGCCTGCTCCACAAGATTGCTGTTATCAAACAGGCGATTGCCGTTAATGGCTCCCGCTGCACCACGCCGTTCGCGACGCTTGCCGCGCTTGGTGGTTACGAAATTGCGGCCATTGCCGGATTCATTCTTGGCGCAGCCGCAGCCCGCACTCCTGTGGTTGTTGATGGCTTTATCTCTTCTGCAGGAGCGGTGGTGGCGCTCAAACTCTGCCCGGCAGTTGAAGACTATCTTTTTTTCAGCCATCTCTCCAATGAACAGGGGCACAGGGCAGTTATGGAGAAGCTTGGCGCCCGGCCGATTCTTGATCTTGATCTTCGCCTTGGTGAGGGGACGGGTGCGGCTATTGCTATGCAGCTTATTGAGGGCGCTGTAAAAATTTACAATGAGATGGCCACCTTCAGTGCTGCAAGGGTCAGTGAAAAAAGCGGGGAGTAG
- a CDS encoding two-component system sensor histidine kinase NtrB, whose translation MKKSQATVTDISELRCRAEDHLRKSQPGEQGFSLSQGDMHRMIHELSVHQIELQMQQEELLQSKDELEDALARYTRLYDFAPVGYLTLAVDGTILDANLTATTMFGVDRSLLKGSCMALFVAPEEMRVFKALMERVFSHQAQGSCDLTLCYESLSATLRCTVHIDAVIQDDGQSCCMALSDVTRQKRIEREHAAIQITLVQAQKMESIGRLAGGVAHDMNNMLQVQLGNIEYLLSMGELSESVRLTLSDLQNSVMRSAGIVRQLLAFARKQIIHPKVLDFNAAITTILRMLGHILGEHIKLIFAPGTLLWSVKIDAVQIDQIMTNLALNARDAIKVNGTLFIVTRNVVVEADFCHDHSELIPGDYVLLEVRDDGFGMEKEVLDYVFEPYFTTKFMGDGAGLGLAMVYGIVQQNHGAIFASSIKGTGTTFAIYLPRVPACPQI comes from the coding sequence ATGAAAAAAAGCCAAGCCACCGTGACGGATATTTCTGAATTGCGATGTCGGGCAGAGGATCATCTTCGAAAAAGCCAGCCTGGTGAGCAGGGTTTTTCCCTGTCGCAGGGTGATATGCATCGGATGATCCATGAGTTGTCGGTTCATCAGATTGAACTTCAAATGCAGCAGGAGGAGCTGCTTCAGTCGAAGGATGAGCTGGAAGATGCTCTTGCACGCTATACCAGGCTTTACGATTTCGCTCCTGTGGGCTATCTGACGCTTGCTGTCGATGGCACCATTCTTGATGCTAATCTTACGGCAACAACGATGTTTGGTGTGGATCGCTCCTTGTTGAAGGGCTCCTGTATGGCGCTCTTTGTCGCTCCTGAAGAGATGAGGGTTTTTAAAGCGCTGATGGAGAGGGTTTTCAGCCATCAGGCGCAAGGCTCTTGTGATCTTACGCTTTGTTACGAGAGTCTCTCTGCGACTTTGCGATGTACCGTGCATATTGATGCTGTCATTCAGGATGATGGCCAGTCATGCTGCATGGCGCTTTCTGATGTCACCCGCCAGAAGCGGATTGAGAGAGAGCATGCGGCGATTCAGATAACTTTGGTTCAGGCTCAGAAGATGGAGTCAATCGGGAGGCTTGCGGGTGGTGTTGCGCATGATATGAACAATATGCTGCAGGTGCAGCTTGGTAATATCGAGTATTTACTCTCAATGGGGGAGCTTTCGGAGAGTGTGCGGCTGACCCTTTCCGATCTTCAGAATTCCGTCATGAGATCTGCAGGGATTGTTCGTCAACTGCTTGCCTTTGCCCGAAAGCAGATAATCCATCCGAAGGTGCTCGATTTCAATGCTGCGATAACTACTATTCTGAGAATGCTTGGACACATTCTTGGTGAGCATATCAAGCTGATCTTTGCTCCAGGAACTCTTCTCTGGTCAGTGAAGATAGATGCCGTGCAAATAGATCAGATAATGACCAATCTTGCTCTCAATGCAAGGGATGCCATCAAGGTGAACGGTACCCTTTTTATTGTGACCCGCAATGTTGTTGTTGAAGCTGATTTCTGTCACGATCATTCTGAACTGATTCCTGGCGATTACGTCTTGCTTGAGGTCCGGGATGATGGCTTCGGGATGGAGAAGGAGGTTCTCGATTATGTTTTTGAGCCCTATTTTACCACCAAATTCATGGGTGATGGCGCGGGTCTTGGGCTTGCAATGGTTTATGGCATCGTACAACAGAACCATGGAGCGATTTTTGCCTCCAGCATAAAAGGCACAGGGACGACATTCGCGATCTATTTGCCCCGTGTCCCGGCTTGCCCGCAAATCTGA
- a CDS encoding DUF2141 domain-containing protein produces the protein MKNIFFFVVLFFIGTATLSADEINKTTAAQTGKITVHIIELKHLKGMLGVSLYNSKKGFPGKHEQAYTSELKKISGTTETVVFEDLPYGSYAVSIMHDENNNGKLDTNFIGIPKEGVGVSNNPKIGMGGPKFNDSVFTLDTKELEVTVEMKYFK, from the coding sequence ATGAAGAACATTTTCTTTTTTGTTGTACTCTTTTTTATAGGTACCGCAACTCTGTCCGCCGATGAAATCAACAAAACAACAGCCGCCCAAACCGGAAAAATCACGGTACACATCATAGAGTTAAAGCACCTTAAGGGCATGCTTGGCGTTTCACTCTACAACTCAAAAAAAGGGTTTCCCGGCAAACATGAGCAAGCTTATACCTCGGAACTGAAAAAAATCTCCGGCACTACCGAAACCGTTGTCTTCGAAGATCTTCCTTACGGTAGTTACGCCGTCAGCATCATGCACGACGAAAACAATAATGGAAAACTTGATACCAACTTTATCGGGATACCAAAAGAGGGTGTCGGGGTTTCAAACAACCCGAAAATTGGAATGGGCGGACCTAAATTCAACGATTCCGTTTTTACGCTCGACACCAAGGAGCTTGAGGTGACGGTTGAAATGAAATATTTTAAATAG
- a CDS encoding fimbrial biogenesis chaperone, translated as MNIKHLLSALFMMATFCSSTKSTLAADEPASAGYSLQDLLVTPTRIVFEGNMPTTELALVNRSDKAHTYAISFVQCRMSENGEIKEIEKGTPADPNDRFADTFVRFTPRRVILEPRQVQMVRMMLRKPSDLADGEYRSHLSFRLIPTAENAVKPDSVSRGIQIKLVPIYGVTIPVIVRHGSLTATARLSGLRLDPKGNEGKPALALTIQREGTRSTYGDVEVLWKAPGNKAISVALIKGVAVYTPNAKRTMLLALTPQKGVDFRSGELMVRYTGQENGAEQVLAEGKIAVP; from the coding sequence ATGAACATCAAGCACCTGCTTTCGGCCCTCTTTATGATGGCTACATTTTGCAGTTCCACCAAATCAACCCTGGCTGCCGATGAGCCTGCTTCTGCTGGCTATTCACTTCAGGATCTGCTGGTAACCCCTACACGGATTGTCTTTGAGGGGAATATGCCGACCACTGAACTGGCTCTGGTCAACCGCAGCGACAAGGCGCACACCTATGCCATCTCCTTTGTGCAGTGTCGCATGAGCGAAAACGGAGAGATCAAGGAGATCGAGAAAGGTACCCCGGCTGATCCGAATGACCGCTTTGCTGATACCTTCGTCCGTTTTACCCCGCGCAGGGTGATCCTTGAGCCCCGCCAGGTGCAGATGGTGCGCATGATGTTGCGCAAACCCTCTGATCTTGCTGATGGTGAGTACCGCTCCCATCTCAGCTTTCGTTTGATACCCACTGCCGAGAATGCGGTCAAACCCGATTCGGTGAGCCGTGGTATACAGATCAAACTGGTGCCGATCTATGGAGTGACGATTCCGGTCATTGTGCGCCACGGTTCGCTGACAGCAACAGCACGACTGAGCGGCCTTCGTCTTGACCCGAAAGGCAATGAGGGGAAACCGGCGCTGGCTTTGACCATTCAGCGTGAAGGAACTCGCTCTACCTATGGTGATGTCGAGGTGCTCTGGAAAGCGCCGGGAAACAAGGCCATCTCCGTTGCCCTGATAAAAGGAGTGGCCGTTTATACACCCAATGCAAAACGCACCATGCTCCTTGCCCTCACCCCCCAAAAAGGTGTTGATTTTCGGAGCGGAGAGCTAATGGTCCGCTATACCGGTCAGGAAAATGGCGCTGAACAGGTACTCGCTGAAGGCAAGATTGCCGTTCCATAA
- the cobU gene encoding bifunctional adenosylcobinamide kinase/adenosylcobinamide-phosphate guanylyltransferase: MERTITPNIYYVTGGARSGKSSFALQLAKPYYSRVFLATAEPFDGEMVQRISKHREERGEQFTTVEEPLALDRALLHLPEGTDVVLLDCLTVWTGNLMHYGEGKGEGEIDQQIERFLEVLRHPPCDMILVSNEVGMGIVPENAMARRFRDIAGIINQRVAALATEAWLLCSGLPIRLK; this comes from the coding sequence ATGGAACGAACCATCACACCGAATATTTATTATGTCACTGGCGGGGCGCGGAGCGGTAAAAGCTCGTTTGCCTTGCAGCTTGCAAAGCCTTACTACAGTCGCGTTTTTCTTGCGACGGCGGAGCCCTTTGACGGGGAGATGGTACAGCGTATCAGTAAGCATCGGGAGGAGCGGGGTGAGCAGTTCACAACGGTTGAGGAGCCGCTTGCTCTTGATCGTGCCCTCCTGCACCTGCCGGAAGGTACTGATGTGGTGCTGCTCGATTGCCTGACCGTCTGGACCGGAAACCTGATGCACTACGGCGAGGGGAAGGGAGAGGGGGAGATTGACCAGCAGATTGAGCGCTTTCTTGAGGTATTGCGTCATCCTCCCTGCGATATGATTCTTGTTTCCAATGAGGTGGGGATGGGCATTGTGCCGGAGAATGCCATGGCCAGAAGGTTTCGCGATATTGCCGGTATCATCAACCAGCGGGTTGCCGCACTCGCAACGGAGGCTTGGCTGCTTTGCAGTGGTCTGCCGATTCGGCTGAAATAA
- the tnpA gene encoding IS200/IS605 family transposase, whose translation MSEYIHKSHNVTVLMYHIVLPAKYRRVIFDNEVDEVLKDVCLDIENRYQIKFLEIGTDKDHVHFLVQSVPTYSVTKIVTMIKSISAREVFRRCPKVKKLLWGGEMWTDGYYAGTVGKHGNEDMIGKYVKGQGGTYQKRYSDYQLSLF comes from the coding sequence ATGAGCGAATATATTCACAAGAGCCACAATGTCACCGTTCTGATGTATCACATAGTGCTACCAGCAAAGTATAGACGCGTGATTTTTGATAATGAGGTGGATGAAGTCCTAAAAGACGTGTGCTTGGACATAGAAAATCGTTATCAGATCAAGTTCCTGGAAATTGGTACAGATAAAGATCATGTGCATTTTTTGGTGCAATCAGTGCCAACGTATAGTGTCACGAAAATCGTGACGATGATAAAGAGTATTTCTGCTCGAGAAGTGTTCAGGCGATGTCCCAAAGTAAAAAAACTGTTGTGGGGTGGTGAGATGTGGACGGATGGGTATTATGCCGGAACGGTTGGAAAGCATGGAAATGAAGACATGATAGGCAAGTATGTCAAAGGGCAGGGCGGTACGTATCAGAAACGCTACAGTGATTATCAGTTGTCACTGTTCTAA
- a CDS encoding DUF4402 domain-containing protein has product MKKRILALVGMAALLASGSNAYAATGHATATIAGALTVSQDADGVNGGVLTFGHIIPDAETPGTVTVAASGTNDSFAVTVTTQITQSPAQFAVSGDSGTGYSVTLPGAATLHKTGALVITDMAVTNFTSNLIDNKGTLSDPAGQGTFKVGAKLAVAAAQPSGVYNGTFDVTVLYQ; this is encoded by the coding sequence ATGAAAAAGAGAATTTTGGCACTCGTCGGTATGGCTGCTTTGCTTGCTTCAGGGTCCAATGCCTATGCTGCAACAGGCCATGCAACAGCAACAATTGCGGGTGCGCTCACGGTTTCACAGGATGCAGATGGAGTGAATGGTGGCGTTCTAACCTTTGGACACATTATTCCCGATGCAGAAACACCAGGAACAGTTACGGTTGCTGCAAGTGGAACGAATGACTCTTTTGCTGTAACGGTGACCACTCAGATAACACAGAGTCCAGCTCAATTTGCTGTCTCAGGTGATAGTGGTACAGGTTATTCTGTAACTTTACCAGGTGCTGCAACTCTCCATAAAACTGGTGCTCTTGTTATTACTGACATGGCAGTTACAAACTTTACCAGTAACTTGATCGACAATAAAGGTACGCTGAGTGATCCTGCCGGTCAAGGAACTTTCAAGGTTGGCGCAAAACTGGCTGTCGCTGCAGCTCAGCCTTCAGGGGTCTACAATGGCACTTTTGATGTAACTGTATTATACCAATAA